Below is a window of Escherichia coli DSM 30083 = JCM 1649 = ATCC 11775 DNA.
GCGAATACGTCTTCCCCAAATTGCCCACTTCCATACTTCCTCCTTACCAGAAATCTATCCTTAAGCTCCTTAATAACCATTTTCCTGCTAACTAAATTCATGGTTAAGGTTGCATAATGATATGCAACAAATGTATAACATTTTTCTTACCAAAAAATAAACAAAAGCGACCGACAAAAGCATCGGATTACGGCAGGAGACATAATGGCATGGCTGAAAGTACTGTAACGGCAGACAGCAAACTGACAAGTAGTGATACTCGTCGCCGTATTTGGGCAATTGTTGGGGCCTCTTCAGGTAATCTGATCGAGTGGTTCGATTTCTATGTCTACTCGTTCTGTTCACTCTACTTCGCCCACATCTTCTTCCCTTCCGGGAACACGACGACTCAACTACTGCAAACAGCAGGTGTTTTTGCTGCGGGATTTCTGATGCGCCCAATAGGCGGTTGGCTATTTGGCCGCATAGCCGATAAACATGGTCGCAAAAAATCGATGCTATTATCGGTGTGTATGATGTGTTTCGGCTCACTGGTTATCGCCTGTTTGCCAGGCTACGAAACAATCGGTACCTGGGCTCCGGCATTATTGCTTCTTGCTCGTTTATTCCAGGGATTATCCGTTGGCGGAGAATATGGCACCAGCGCCACCTATATGAGTGAAGTTGCCGTTGAAGGGCGCAAAGGTTTTTACGCATCATTTCAGTATGTGACGTTGATCGGCGGGCAACTGCTAGCTCTACTGGTTGTCGTGGTTTTACAACACACCATGGAAGACGCTGTACTCAGAGAGTGGGGATGGCGTATTCCTTTCGCGTTAGGGGCTGTGTTAGCTGTTGTGGCGTTGTGGTTACGTCGTCAGTTAGATGAAACTTCACAACAAGAAACACGCGCTTTAAAAGAAGCTGGATCTCTGAAAGGATTATGGCGCAATCGCCGTGCATTCATCATGGTTCTCGGTTTTACCGCTGCGGCCTCCCTTTGTTTCTATACCTTCACCACTTATATGCAGAAGTATCTGGTAAATACTGCGGGAATGCATGCCAACGTGGCGAGTGGCATTATGACTGCCGCATTGTTTGTATTCATGCTTATTCAACCACTTATTGGCGCGCTGTCGGATAAGATTGGTCGCCGTACCTCAATGTTATGTTTCGGTTCTCTGGCAACCATTTTTACCGTTCCTATTCTCTCAGCATTGCAGAACGTTTCCTCGCCTTATGCCGCTTTTGGTCTGGTGATGTGCGCCCTGCTGATAGTGAGTTTTTATACTTCAATCAGTGGAATACTGAAGGCTGAGATGTTCCCGGCACAGGTTCGCGCATTAGGCGTTGGTCTGTCATATGCGGTCGCCAATGCTATATTTGGTGGTTCGGCGGAGTACGTAGCGTTGTCGCTGAAATCAATAGGAATGGAAACAGCCTTCTTCTGGTATGTGACCTTGATGGCCGTGGTGGCGTTTCTGGTTTCACTAACATTGCACCGTAAAGGAAAAGGGATGCGGCTTTAGTGACGGGTCAGTTGCCAGACGGTATAGCCGGTGCTTGCACCGGCGATATCCCAGGCAAAATCCTTCCAGCTCCAGCCGCTCCCCTCAGGGCGGCTATCCCAAAGCTCTTTTGACGCCCCCAGACTGACAG
It encodes the following:
- the kgtP gene encoding alpha-ketoglutarate permease, whose protein sequence is MAESTVTADSKLTSSDTRRRIWAIVGASSGNLIEWFDFYVYSFCSLYFAHIFFPSGNTTTQLLQTAGVFAAGFLMRPIGGWLFGRIADKHGRKKSMLLSVCMMCFGSLVIACLPGYETIGTWAPALLLLARLFQGLSVGGEYGTSATYMSEVAVEGRKGFYASFQYVTLIGGQLLALLVVVVLQHTMEDAVLREWGWRIPFALGAVLAVVALWLRRQLDETSQQETRALKEAGSLKGLWRNRRAFIMVLGFTAAASLCFYTFTTYMQKYLVNTAGMHANVASGIMTAALFVFMLIQPLIGALSDKIGRRTSMLCFGSLATIFTVPILSALQNVSSPYAAFGLVMCALLIVSFYTSISGILKAEMFPAQVRALGVGLSYAVANAIFGGSAEYVALSLKSIGMETAFFWYVTLMAVVAFLVSLTLHRKGKGMRL